The sequence TGACCGATGCGCGGGATGAACTGATGCCCAAAGCCAGCGCCTGCCGATGGGTAGGCCACGCGGATCCAGCAGGATGACTTGTCATCCATGTTTGCGCCAAACTCAGGGTGCTCTGCGGCACGCTGCCAGTGGAATTCTATTTTTATGCGCCCCTGCTCATCGGTGTGCACCTCTGATCCGGCAGGGCCGACGACGGTGGCGGTTTGCACGCCAAAGCTTTTGGGCTTGCTGTGTTCGATATGGGCAAAAGCGGGCACGATCGGCTGGCCGCGCCTTTGGGCGGTGAAGTTAGCTTGATAAGGGGGATTATTCGCGGCTAAAGCCGCTCCTGCGAGTAAGCCGGGCGCGACTAAGCTAAGTTGCTGGGTAAGATCCGCTGGAAGGTTATTGTTTGCGGTAAATTTCAGCTCGGTGATAGCAAATTCACGCTGCTCGGCGCTATCCCATTCATGTGCGGGGTGGTCTTCCAGGCGGAACCACTGCCCGGCTTGCAGGCTGCGTAAAGTACCAGAGCCGCTAAAGGATTTCTTTTGCGCGTCCATTGCCTGCTGACGCAAATTAGCATAGTGGCTTAAGCCTTCCGCATCGCTGGCGTAATAGAGCGATTGCGGGTCATAATCTTCAAAACTTACCTGCAGCTGCTGTCCGCCATCACCCTGATCGATGCTACTTTCATTAAAACTTTCGTTGGTGCTGGTAGCTTTGTAATCAAAGCTGGCAAGCGATATACTGCTGCTGCCGATTTGCCGCTGACTCTGCCATTCAGTCAGACTATCGCTCTCTTCCGTGGCGTCGGCTCTGTGAAATCTAACAAATGGATCTGTCGCTTCTGCAATTGCAAAAGCATCATCAAACACAAACAACTGAACCTGAGGACTATTGCCCGGCAAATAATTAAATAACCAGGCTAAGCCTTCCTCTGCTAATAATCGTGTCAGAAAGTCGAAATCGGATTCGCGGTATTGTAAACAATAGGATCGCGGTGAATGCGTGCCGGAGAGTTTGAAATCCAGCGTTTGCACCGAGGCAAACACCGGATTTTTGTCCTGATGCTCAGCCAGTACCTGTTTCACAATATCGGGGACGGATAAATCCTGAAACACGCGGGAAGTGCGCCGGTATCTGAGTAAGGCAAACGGCGGCTCTACCGTCAGCGCATACTTCGCAAAGCCGCCATCCGAGCCCAGTAATTGCGCTTGGGAGACAACCCCACAGCGCTCAACCGCCTCACCATTCGCATTTTCAATAGATAAAACGACTGGCAAACCCAGTAGCGATTTAAGCTCTAAGCCACCGTCGGGGGATAAGCAATCGACCTGGTAGCGGCATGCCTGATTGATGCCCTCGCTGCCTGTTACGCGCTGGGGCAATAACTGCTCACCCCATATTGCACCATCGCCTAATTGCAGAGAAATAAGACGCTGGTTTTGTGAAAAAGCAGCAGCAAAACAGGCTAGTAGATCATTCGGTTTCATAGGGGCTCAGGAGCTTAGGCAGAGCCCATAATTTTACATGAAACTTTGCCCTACCATGCAGGCTTATTATCTACTCCTTATTTCAAGAATAAGCAATCCACCTTACCAGAAAAACAAACCACCCCAAAAACAAGAAAAAAAAAGGCAAACAATGGGTGATCTCACTCACATATATCGTTGCTTGCCCGTAAGCCCTAACAAAAACCAGTATTTCAAATTCAAAAAAAGCTTACCTGCAATTACGCAATGCCTTCAAAAACCGATAGCCAATATCGCCCAAAGTGTAACTACCGAGCCGACAAAGGCAATGCCGTAGCAAAACAGCCGCGCCACGGGGCCCGCATGAATGCCGACATCGTGCAGGCTATGAAAAATACGATGCACCGCATGCCATAAAAACAGCACGATAATCGCCAAGATCAAAGCCTTGCCTACGAGATGCTGAGCAAAGCCCTGCATATTGGCGTAAGAAAATAACTCGGCAGGCAATAGACCCAAAGGTGCTGCGAAGCTGGTAATAAAGACCAGTACTGCCCCGATCAGTGCCGACAACATGCCGCCCGCACCAAAAAGCAGCCAGAAAACCGGCTCATTTGAACGCTTTAAACTTGTTTTCATTACATTCCCCTTGCAATAAACCACAGCACCGCAAACACCAACACACTAGCCCCCGCTGCGGCGGCAAGGCCTGCGGTGGTAATGGTGGCAGCGGCTACTTTTTGCCCACCGACTTTCATAGGCGGCAAGGTACGCGGCATGATTTTGAACCAGGTGTAGCCGTGGTAAAGCATCGCGGCAAAAATGACCAGATTGATAATCAGCATCGGTCCGCTGGCCACAAAGGCACGATAACTATTCCATGCAGCCTCGCCTTGTGTAAGACAAATTAGCCCGGCGAGCAGCTCCAGCGCGTAAGCCAGCACAAAAAAAGCCGTGCCTTCGTGCACCATATATTCAATAAAAAAAGGATTACGCCGCCACCAGCCGGCCATAGGGCGGATATAGGGTTTTCTGGCATTCATTTGCAACCGCCTTTTTGATCAGGTGAGGGTAAAAAGCGAAAGAAAAAATCGCGCGCGCTCGCCATTTTATTGATATTTACCGCATTGGCCGGATCGACCATTTTTGGACAGACTTCGGAGCAATACCCCACGGCGGTGCAGTTAAAAACGCCGACTTGCGAGTTAATCAAGGCCATACGCTCGTCCGAGCCGCCATCTCTGGAATCCAGGTTATAGCGCTGCAATAGTGCAATGGCACCGGGGCCGATAAAGTCAGGGTTTAAACCAACCTGCGGGCAGGCTGCGTAGCACAGCATGCAGTTAATACAGCCCGCAAATTGCGAATACACATCCATTTCGGCGGGCGTTTGTAAGTATTCCCCTTCCTGCAAAGACTTGGCTTCTTTCGGGATCAGGTAGGGCTTCACGCTTTCCAGCTTTTCGATAAAGCTGTCCATCACCACCACCAGATCACGCTCGATCGGAAAATGCGCCAGCGCTTCGATCTTTACGCCTTGAGGGTAATCCCTCAGAAAGGTTTTACAGGCAAGTGCAGGCTTACCATCCACCATCATGCCACAGCTGCCACAAATGGCTTGCCTGCAAGACCAGCGAAAGCTTAATGTGCCGTCCAGCTCATCCTTGATATGGTTCAGCGCGCCTAGTACAGATAAATCATCACTAAAGGGCACGGCATAATCCTGCCAAACCGGATGCTCGTCTTGCTCCGGGCGGTAGCGAAGGATGGATACGGTTACTTTGGTATTCATACGTTTTTCTCCATCTTTTCGGCGGCTTCCCCTGCCGCGCCATAGGCACGCACTTTGGGTGCTGAGCGGGTAATTTTTACATCGCTATAGGTAAGCGTTGGTGCTGCGCTGCCCTGGTAATGCGCCAGAGAATGCTTAAGGAAATTCACATCGTCGCGCGCTTCATAGCCATCAAGACGCTGATGCGCGCCGCGTGATTCGCGCCGGTGCAGCGCCGAATGCGCCATAGCTTCGGCCACATCCAGCTGATAGCCCAGCTCGATGGCCAGTAGCCATTCGCTATTCCATACGGAGGATTTATCTTCAACCCGGATATGCTGATAGCGCTGCTTCAGCGCAGCCAGCTTCTCGCAAGTGGCTTGCATGCTGGCTGCTAAGCGATAAATACCGCAGCCCTCTTCCATAGTTTGCGCCATTTCACGGCGAATATCGGCCGCACGCTCGCTGCCCGCTTGCTGACGAATCTGCAGTGCTGGCAAGGCCGCGGCTTCGGCTAGTTTTAATAAGGTAGCGCTGTTTTTGGGCCCAGCAGATTTGGCATAGCGCGTGGCGGATTCACCCGCGACTTTGCCAAACACTGACAGCTCAGCAAGGGAATTTGAACCAAGACGATTCGCGCCATGAATGCCCACGCTGGAGCACTCACCCGCAGCAAACAGCCCCGGCAAGGATGCCGCACAGTGGATATCAACCGGAATGCCGCCCATGGTGTAGTGCACCGCCGGGCGTACCGGAATAGGCTGGGTCACCGGGTCGATATCCATAAATTCGCGGGCCAGCTCGCAAATTTGTGGCAGACGCTCGTGCAGTGTTTTTACACCCAAATGGCGTAAATCCAGATGCACTACCGCGCCGTAGCGCCCCTCTATGGTGCGGTTCTTTTGCATTTCATGCCAGAACGCTTGCGACAACCTATCACGCGGGCCAAGCTCCATCGCCTTATTGCGCGGTTTATCTTCGGCAGGGCCCAGGCCATAATCCTGCAGATAGCGATAGCCGTCTTTATTAACGAGTAAGCCGCCTTCGCCACGGCAGGCCTCGGTAAACAACAAGCCCGTGCCAGGCATACAGGTAGGATGATACTGCACAAATTCCATATCACGCAGCGGCACGCCATGGCGATAAGCCACCGCCATGCCGTCCCCAGTCACAATTCCGCCATTGGTGTTTTCGCGGAACACCCGCCCAGCGCCGCCGGTGGCCATTACCACTGCGCCCGCCTCGATCAGGATAAATTCACCACTGGCAATTTCGATCGCCAGAATCCCTTGTACGCGGCCATCGGCCACGATCAGGTCGACCAGAAAATATTCATCAAAGCGCGTAATTGAAGGGTATTTCATTGAGGTCTGGAATAGCGTGTGCAGCATATGAAAGCCGGTTTTATCCGCTGCAAACCAAGTGCGCTCGATTTTCATGCCACCAAAGGGGCGCACATTGATATGACCGTCTTCCTTACGGCTCCACGGGCAACCCCAATGCTCCAGCTGCACCATTTCGCGCGTGCATTCGCCCACAAAATAGTCGACTACATCCTGCTCGCACAGCCAATCGCCACCAGAAACGGTGTCATTAAAATGATGCTCCAGGCTGTCATGCGCCTGCACCACGCCGGCCGATCCGCCCTCTGCCGCCACCGTGTGGCTGCGCATCGGATACACCTTAGACAACAGCGCCACGGTCTGAGCCGGGTCGGCCTCGGCCGCCGCAATCGCCGCCCGCAAACCCGCACCGCCCGCACCTACAATCACCACATCCGCTTTAAATACCCGCATACCTCAACGCCTACGCCATGCTTGGCGAATCAAATCAGAAGCAATCAATGTAAGGGGATTTTGCTCAAAGCAGCTTGATCCTGATCATCTGAGGGATAAGTCGCAATGTCATAAACATGAAAGAATAAAAACAAGTTGACATAAAAAAGATGTAATTTAAATTTGTTGCCCCTGCATATCAAATAGCCTTTGCCGCCAGAAAATATTATCCGGCGCAGTCACCATCCGGCCAAGGAGAAGCATCAGACGCCCGTACGCTATTTCGCCATCCGCACAATTGCCATGCAATCGGCCAATGTCAGCCTGCCACGTTCTCCAAGCGGAAAGGCCTTATGTTTGGGCAATAA comes from Iodobacter ciconiae and encodes:
- the frdD gene encoding fumarate reductase subunit FrdD — protein: MKTSLKRSNEPVFWLLFGAGGMLSALIGAVLVFITSFAAPLGLLPAELFSYANMQGFAQHLVGKALILAIIVLFLWHAVHRIFHSLHDVGIHAGPVARLFCYGIAFVGSVVTLWAILAIGF
- a CDS encoding type VI secretion system Vgr family protein, which encodes MKPNDLLACFAAAFSQNQRLISLQLGDGAIWGEQLLPQRVTGSEGINQACRYQVDCLSPDGGLELKSLLGLPVVLSIENANGEAVERCGVVSQAQLLGSDGGFAKYALTVEPPFALLRYRRTSRVFQDLSVPDIVKQVLAEHQDKNPVFASVQTLDFKLSGTHSPRSYCLQYRESDFDFLTRLLAEEGLAWLFNYLPGNSPQVQLFVFDDAFAIAEATDPFVRFHRADATEESDSLTEWQSQRQIGSSSISLASFDYKATSTNESFNESSIDQGDGGQQLQVSFEDYDPQSLYYASDAEGLSHYANLRQQAMDAQKKSFSGSGTLRSLQAGQWFRLEDHPAHEWDSAEQREFAITELKFTANNNLPADLTQQLSLVAPGLLAGAALAANNPPYQANFTAQRRGQPIVPAFAHIEHSKPKSFGVQTATVVGPAGSEVHTDEQGRIKIEFHWQRAAEHPEFGANMDDKSSCWIRVAYPSAGAGFGHQFIPRIGQEVLVDFIEGDIDRPIVTGVVHNGSHPVPTFSGAGALPANKTLSGIKTKEHEGGQYGELLFDDTKGEVCTKLSSEHGKTQLNLGYLIHPRTDGKGEPRGEGFELRSDKQGAIRANGLLISTEAKSGASGTQLDHSPAQSQLESALALAQSLGETATNQLADTIETGDDDQTVKPDNSAGNSATTGHLHHHVHASKSFEAGSNTDKDGKSQSKDQAGGQNIILLHGEDGVAITSPQSQTIAAGTNLDLVAQRDTNQTSGRRWIHNVGQHISLFVAGVKDKVALKLIAAKGKIQLQAQSDDVEITADKNVKITACKEKVEIAAADEVLLTAGGAYIRLKGGNIEIHCPGKVSIKGASHELSGPAQMNPPLPIFPGEVCIPCLLRAAKNAAPFIPR
- a CDS encoding succinate dehydrogenase/fumarate reductase iron-sulfur subunit, whose amino-acid sequence is MNTKVTVSILRYRPEQDEHPVWQDYAVPFSDDLSVLGALNHIKDELDGTLSFRWSCRQAICGSCGMMVDGKPALACKTFLRDYPQGVKIEALAHFPIERDLVVVMDSFIEKLESVKPYLIPKEAKSLQEGEYLQTPAEMDVYSQFAGCINCMLCYAACPQVGLNPDFIGPGAIALLQRYNLDSRDGGSDERMALINSQVGVFNCTAVGYCSEVCPKMVDPANAVNINKMASARDFFFRFLPSPDQKGGCK
- the frdA gene encoding fumarate reductase (quinol) flavoprotein subunit, with protein sequence MRVFKADVVIVGAGGAGLRAAIAAAEADPAQTVALLSKVYPMRSHTVAAEGGSAGVVQAHDSLEHHFNDTVSGGDWLCEQDVVDYFVGECTREMVQLEHWGCPWSRKEDGHINVRPFGGMKIERTWFAADKTGFHMLHTLFQTSMKYPSITRFDEYFLVDLIVADGRVQGILAIEIASGEFILIEAGAVVMATGGAGRVFRENTNGGIVTGDGMAVAYRHGVPLRDMEFVQYHPTCMPGTGLLFTEACRGEGGLLVNKDGYRYLQDYGLGPAEDKPRNKAMELGPRDRLSQAFWHEMQKNRTIEGRYGAVVHLDLRHLGVKTLHERLPQICELAREFMDIDPVTQPIPVRPAVHYTMGGIPVDIHCAASLPGLFAAGECSSVGIHGANRLGSNSLAELSVFGKVAGESATRYAKSAGPKNSATLLKLAEAAALPALQIRQQAGSERAADIRREMAQTMEEGCGIYRLAASMQATCEKLAALKQRYQHIRVEDKSSVWNSEWLLAIELGYQLDVAEAMAHSALHRRESRGAHQRLDGYEARDDVNFLKHSLAHYQGSAAPTLTYSDVKITRSAPKVRAYGAAGEAAEKMEKNV
- a CDS encoding fumarate reductase subunit C encodes the protein MNARKPYIRPMAGWWRRNPFFIEYMVHEGTAFFVLAYALELLAGLICLTQGEAAWNSYRAFVASGPMLIINLVIFAAMLYHGYTWFKIMPRTLPPMKVGGQKVAAATITTAGLAAAAGASVLVFAVLWFIARGM